One genomic window of Candidatus Diapherotrites archaeon includes the following:
- a CDS encoding type II toxin-antitoxin system HicA family toxin, giving the protein MSRITPIPARRLCKLLERAGFRCVRSEGDHFVYTRPEITRPVVIPNWPEVPVFIIKNNLRTANISREEYFELLKGV; this is encoded by the coding sequence ATGTCAAGAATAACACCTATTCCAGCAAGGCGTCTGTGCAAATTGCTTGAAAGAGCAGGATTTAGATGCGTAAGAAGTGAAGGGGATCATTTTGTTTATACCAGGCCTGAAATAACAAGACCGGTAGTGATTCCAAATTGGCCTGAGGTGCCTGTCTTTATCATCAAAAACAATTTGAGGACAGCCAACATCTCAAGAGAAGAATATTTTGAGTTATTAAAGGGAGTCTAA
- a CDS encoding DEAD/DEAH box helicase family protein gives MLHLPLKQEIEAIFFPKYALKMATGSGKTWVLAALLVWQYFNQLNNERPGSYSYRFLIVTPGHEVLNRMLDSFKGKKDPKTGSRNPQTSDYKKSLFMPDGANWRDRFHLEILGYLFEPCFEGIRVLIYKDKKDISVFNRKGCGYFVLRYNFFYR, from the coding sequence ATGCTGCATCTACCATTAAAACAGGAGATAGAGGCTATTTTCTTTCCTAAATATGCCCTGAAGATGGCGACTGGCTCAGGAAAGACCTGGGTATTGGCAGCACTCTTAGTCTGGCAGTATTTTAACCAATTAAACAACGAACGACCGGGTAGCTATTCCTACCGTTTCCTTATAGTTACCCCAGGGCATGAGGTATTAAATCGGATGCTGGATTCGTTTAAGGGTAAAAAGGACCCTAAGACAGGTAGTCGCAATCCACAGACCTCAGACTATAAAAAGTCGCTCTTTATGCCTGATGGTGCAAACTGGCGAGATAGGTTTCATTTAGAGATATTAGGTTATTTATTTGAACCCTGCTTTGAAGGCATACGGGTTCTTATCTATAAGGATAAAAAGGATATTTCTGTATTTAATAGAAAGGGGTGTGGCTATTTTGTATTACGATACAATTTCTTTTATAGGTAG
- a CDS encoding type II toxin-antitoxin system HicB family antitoxin, producing MMQIEFDMIVLKEGKTFVAYSPELDVSSCGNTVEEAKKNLKTAVRLFLEEAEKMGTVEDILIEAGYQKEMVNNWIAPRMVATELVGVY from the coding sequence ATGATGCAGATTGAATTTGATATGATTGTTCTTAAAGAGGGTAAGACTTTTGTTGCTTATTCTCCTGAATTGGATGTTTCAAGCTGTGGAAATACAGTTGAAGAGGCAAAGAAGAATCTTAAAACAGCAGTGAGGTTATTCTTAGAAGAGGCAGAGAAAATGGGAACGGTTGAAGATATTTTGATCGAAGCTGGTTATCAGAAAGAGATGGTAAATAATTGGATAGCACCAAGGATGGTGGCAACGGAATTAGTCGGGGTATATTAA